From the genome of Pedobacter sp. MC2016-14, one region includes:
- a CDS encoding SDR family NAD(P)-dependent oxidoreductase has translation MRLTNKVAIVTGGSRDIGRAVSCQLAAEGAKVVINYHGNLQNAEETLAIITAAGGQGIIVKGDVTKSAEVTSLIDQTRAAFGEEIHILVNVAGGMIARKTTLELEEEFWDQVMNLNLKSVYLASKAVIPYMSSGASIINLSSLAGRDGGGPGASAYAASKGAVMTYTRSLAKELGPKGIRVNAVLPGMIATTFHDTFSKPEVRVNVANATLLKREGQAQEVADLIVYLASDQASYITGNNIDINGGLNFS, from the coding sequence ATGCGTTTAACAAACAAAGTAGCCATCGTAACTGGCGGATCAAGAGATATCGGAAGAGCAGTATCCTGCCAATTGGCAGCAGAAGGAGCAAAAGTTGTCATCAATTACCATGGCAACCTGCAAAATGCAGAAGAAACACTGGCCATCATTACAGCTGCTGGTGGTCAAGGCATCATTGTTAAAGGTGATGTGACTAAATCTGCCGAAGTAACCAGCCTGATCGATCAGACCAGGGCCGCTTTTGGCGAAGAAATCCATATCCTGGTCAATGTTGCCGGCGGTATGATTGCCCGCAAAACCACACTGGAACTGGAAGAAGAATTCTGGGACCAGGTGATGAACCTGAACCTGAAAAGCGTATACCTGGCTTCCAAAGCGGTCATACCTTACATGAGCTCAGGCGCTTCCATCATCAATTTATCTTCCCTTGCGGGTAGAGATGGCGGTGGTCCGGGTGCCAGTGCCTATGCAGCATCAAAAGGTGCGGTCATGACTTACACCAGATCCCTTGCCAAAGAACTGGGACCAAAAGGCATTCGTGTAAACGCTGTATTACCGGGTATGATTGCTACTACCTTCCACGATACCTTTAGTAAACCAGAAGTTCGGGTAAACGTGGCCAATGCTACCCTGTTAAAACGCGAAGGTCAGGCACAGGAAGTGGCAGACCTCATTGTGTACCTGGCTTCAGATCAGGCCAGCTACATTACCGGAAACAACATCGACATCAACGGCGGACTTAATTTTTCATAA
- a CDS encoding TonB-dependent receptor produces the protein MNVKVYLSGLLLVLFSCALFTQPVQAQNKVTVQGVVKTPDGARLPGASVKVKNAQQGAVTDTNGAFSLNVSTGQVLEISYIGYVTQTFTVTKAESVTITIQELPNTMETVVVIGYGTQKKSSVTGAVAKLTNDNLNQIPVSRADQALAGKLAGVQIQTTDATAGAAPVIKIRGAASITAGTNPLIVIDGYPVPTDLASVDMNNVESIEVLKDAASAAIYGSRGANGVILITTKSGKEGKTVFGFNNATGFKDVYRRLDFPTLSEWADHVRSVNNGNLSPEIIAAQKFDVPMDPQDVVFRTGTFQNTQVNLSGGSPNVKYYVSGEALLDKGVILTNDYKRYGGQANIDITPSDKWKIGLSITPSYTVQNTPNYKIHDVLRAFATWLPLYSTPEISAATGYPIGAMVNQRAFDPATNTRYTGINLSATANNNGYANLAGIKNTTFTYKTITNANVQYNFTDALSLKVSAGAFINNSRTEFFQKSWATRDLFLQSAAVAQASTRATLANTQTIDLLNENILNYAKTFGKHDLNVVAGFTSQSTKISASNAVATNFATDDIPTLNAGTPNSLSSTEERNTLASLLFRANYAYDNKYLLSIGSRWDGSSRFGADNRWRYFPSASVGWRVSNEDFYNKESLVNDLKLRASYGATGNNNIGNYKAFANVSTVGAILGDATSLGFNSSFYDNPNLGWERSFSFNGGVDLAFLKNKFTLTVDAYKTKTKDLLFFQPINTITGSSGVYVNNGEVQNQGIEFELGAKIIDSQDVKWSLAANGATNKNTVKNIGNSTSIISIGDPKRLNYFLAQVGAPLVQFYGYEYDSDISVGGNFWPTNVHSDRIIARDMNNDGVVNEADRVVLGQPTPKFTWGLTNNVKYKNFDFSFVVQGSHGASVFNADPNYYETQFSATGTSAYLLLPTALQAKTKYKTESRYSIEDASFVALRNVNLGYTFPGNIMKAIKASNLRLYVSAANLWYKFAKGYSSYNPEGVNEYTDDPLKNGYQRGSAPITRNITFGLNANF, from the coding sequence ATGAACGTAAAAGTTTACTTATCAGGCCTACTGCTTGTATTGTTCAGCTGTGCATTATTTACGCAGCCGGTACAGGCACAAAATAAAGTAACTGTACAAGGTGTGGTTAAAACACCAGACGGGGCTCGCTTACCAGGTGCTTCCGTTAAAGTTAAAAATGCCCAGCAAGGCGCAGTTACAGATACCAACGGTGCATTCAGCTTAAATGTAAGCACTGGCCAGGTTCTGGAAATCAGCTACATTGGTTATGTTACGCAAACATTTACCGTAACTAAAGCCGAGTCTGTTACCATTACCATACAAGAACTTCCAAATACCATGGAAACCGTGGTGGTCATTGGTTACGGTACCCAAAAGAAATCTTCCGTAACTGGTGCAGTAGCCAAACTCACCAACGATAACCTCAACCAAATCCCGGTATCCAGGGCAGATCAGGCTTTAGCTGGTAAACTTGCCGGTGTGCAAATCCAAACTACAGATGCTACCGCAGGTGCGGCGCCCGTAATTAAAATCCGTGGTGCAGCCTCTATTACCGCAGGTACCAACCCATTAATCGTTATCGATGGTTACCCTGTTCCTACAGATTTAGCCTCGGTAGATATGAACAACGTAGAAAGTATCGAGGTCTTAAAAGATGCGGCATCGGCAGCCATCTACGGATCTAGGGGTGCCAATGGGGTTATCCTCATCACCACCAAATCTGGTAAAGAGGGTAAAACAGTTTTCGGTTTCAACAATGCTACCGGCTTTAAAGATGTATACCGTCGCCTTGACTTCCCTACCCTGTCTGAATGGGCAGACCATGTAAGATCTGTAAACAACGGCAATTTATCTCCTGAAATTATTGCCGCACAAAAGTTTGATGTACCTATGGATCCTCAGGACGTGGTCTTCAGAACCGGAACCTTTCAAAACACACAAGTTAACCTGAGCGGCGGCAGTCCAAACGTAAAATATTATGTGTCTGGAGAAGCCTTATTGGATAAGGGTGTCATCCTGACCAACGATTATAAAAGATACGGCGGACAAGCCAATATAGACATTACGCCAAGCGATAAATGGAAAATTGGCTTAAGCATCACCCCTTCTTACACGGTGCAAAATACGCCTAACTATAAAATACACGATGTGCTGCGTGCCTTCGCTACCTGGTTGCCCTTATATTCCACTCCAGAAATTTCTGCGGCTACAGGTTACCCAATTGGCGCTATGGTCAACCAAAGGGCCTTTGATCCGGCTACCAATACCCGTTACACGGGCATCAACCTCTCGGCTACGGCCAACAACAACGGTTACGCCAACTTAGCCGGCATCAAAAACACCACCTTTACTTACAAAACCATTACCAATGCCAATGTGCAGTATAACTTTACCGATGCCCTCTCTTTAAAAGTATCTGCCGGTGCATTCATCAACAATTCGCGGACAGAGTTTTTCCAGAAATCATGGGCCACGCGTGACCTCTTTTTGCAAAGCGCTGCCGTAGCACAAGCATCTACCAGGGCTACTTTAGCCAATACCCAAACCATCGATTTATTGAACGAGAACATTTTAAACTATGCCAAAACATTTGGTAAACACGATTTAAATGTGGTGGCCGGTTTCACCTCTCAATCTACAAAAATCTCTGCCAGTAATGCCGTAGCCACCAATTTCGCAACAGACGATATTCCTACTTTAAATGCAGGAACACCAAACTCGCTGAGTTCTACAGAAGAGCGCAATACGCTTGCTTCCCTATTGTTCAGGGCCAATTATGCTTATGACAACAAATATTTACTTTCCATCGGTTCACGCTGGGATGGTAGCTCCCGTTTCGGTGCCGATAACCGCTGGCGTTATTTCCCTTCTGCCTCTGTGGGCTGGCGCGTAAGCAATGAAGATTTCTACAACAAAGAATCCTTAGTAAACGATTTAAAACTGAGGGCCAGTTATGGTGCTACAGGAAACAACAACATCGGCAATTACAAAGCCTTCGCTAACGTAAGTACAGTAGGTGCCATATTGGGCGATGCTACCAGCCTGGGCTTTAATTCCAGCTTTTACGACAATCCTAATTTGGGATGGGAACGCAGTTTCAGTTTCAACGGCGGTGTAGACCTGGCTTTCTTAAAAAACAAATTTACCTTAACGGTAGATGCTTACAAAACCAAAACCAAAGACTTACTCTTCTTCCAGCCAATCAACACCATTACAGGGAGTTCCGGTGTTTATGTAAACAATGGCGAAGTGCAAAACCAAGGGATTGAATTTGAACTGGGTGCAAAAATCATCGACAGCCAGGATGTTAAATGGAGCCTGGCAGCAAATGGTGCAACGAATAAAAACACAGTTAAAAATATTGGAAACAGTACTTCCATCATCAGCATTGGTGATCCTAAAAGACTGAACTATTTCCTGGCGCAGGTAGGTGCTCCATTGGTACAATTTTACGGTTATGAGTATGATAGTGACATTTCGGTGGGCGGGAATTTCTGGCCCACCAATGTTCACTCCGACAGGATCATTGCCCGCGACATGAACAACGATGGTGTAGTGAATGAAGCCGACCGGGTGGTATTGGGTCAGCCTACCCCTAAATTTACCTGGGGATTAACCAATAATGTAAAATACAAAAACTTCGATTTTAGCTTTGTGGTACAAGGTTCTCATGGGGCAAGCGTATTCAATGCAGACCCTAACTACTACGAAACACAATTCTCTGCTACCGGAACTTCTGCTTACCTCTTGTTGCCAACTGCATTGCAAGCCAAAACCAAATACAAAACAGAAAGCCGTTATTCTATTGAAGATGCGTCATTTGTAGCGCTTCGCAATGTAAACCTGGGTTATACCTTTCCGGGCAACATCATGAAAGCCATCAAAGCCAGTAATTTAAGGTTATATGTATCGGCAGCTAACTTATGGTACAAGTTTGCCAAAGGCTATTCAAGTTACAATCCTGAAGGCGTAAACGAGTATACTGACGATCCGCTTAAAAACGGCTACCAGCGTGGTTCAGCGCCCATCACAAGAAACATCACTTTTGGTCTTAACGCTAACTTTTAA
- a CDS encoding RagB/SusD family nutrient uptake outer membrane protein: protein MKTLTLNIFIIAVSISTFSCKKIIELDPVSNVGVSSFYRNYEETKTGLTGSYNGLLLPLETEWMLTELRSDNTKQGVPNSSATSNVELNELDMFNLNSAHDKVYLYWLNTYKNIRSINYVLKSLGVSYQNESIAIADGTAQVTAAQKNQLAGEALFLRAYHYFNLVRLYGAVFLITEPVDPEQSKQINRAAVQDIYKLIVADLSKAKDILSPATYAAMADADRGRATSWAAKALLAKVYLTLNQKPAALSLLDDVISNSGYGLLPSYADVFSINNEMNREILFAVRFKSGGVGLGNSMANNFAPTSSGSAVINGDGLGLNFPTTELNTQFKTAVTAAADARKDVSLATFSSKLYVKKFLSPALVKFDAENDFPVLRYSDVLLMKAEAIGYDGASGTAVSLINQVRARAGAKDLGTGDFSTGFYQYPASGTAAITDPTQFNTALFNERRLEFAFENQRFFDLKRSGTAIAVIKAHFATEFTSHYSRIVPAITLANLQALVVEDRLLLPIPQKEIDSNDQLKIPQNSSY from the coding sequence ATGAAAACATTAACCCTTAATATCTTCATCATCGCTGTAAGCATCAGTACTTTTTCCTGCAAAAAAATCATTGAGCTGGATCCGGTATCCAATGTGGGGGTAAGTTCTTTTTACAGGAACTATGAGGAAACCAAAACCGGACTTACCGGGAGCTACAACGGCTTACTGCTGCCCCTGGAAACGGAATGGATGCTGACCGAGCTGCGGAGCGACAACACCAAACAGGGTGTGCCCAACAGTTCTGCCACCAGCAACGTGGAACTCAATGAGCTGGATATGTTTAACCTCAATTCCGCGCATGATAAGGTTTACCTGTATTGGTTAAATACCTATAAAAATATCCGTTCTATCAATTACGTGCTCAAAAGCCTGGGTGTAAGTTATCAGAATGAAAGCATTGCCATCGCTGATGGAACTGCCCAGGTTACTGCTGCTCAAAAAAACCAGCTGGCTGGTGAGGCTTTATTTTTAAGGGCCTACCACTATTTTAACCTGGTGCGCTTGTATGGAGCGGTATTCCTGATTACCGAACCTGTAGATCCGGAGCAATCTAAACAGATCAACAGAGCTGCGGTACAGGACATTTACAAACTGATTGTGGCCGATTTATCCAAAGCTAAGGACATCTTGTCGCCTGCTACCTATGCGGCCATGGCCGATGCTGACCGGGGCCGCGCAACAAGCTGGGCGGCTAAAGCTTTGCTGGCTAAGGTGTATTTAACCTTAAACCAAAAACCAGCCGCTTTAAGCCTGCTGGATGATGTCATCAGCAACAGTGGTTATGGTTTGCTCCCTTCTTATGCCGATGTTTTTTCCATCAACAATGAAATGAACCGGGAAATCCTCTTTGCCGTTCGTTTTAAATCTGGTGGTGTAGGACTTGGAAATTCCATGGCCAATAATTTTGCACCCACTTCCAGCGGTAGCGCGGTCATTAATGGCGACGGACTGGGTTTAAACTTCCCGACGACAGAACTGAATACACAATTTAAAACGGCGGTAACCGCTGCGGCAGATGCCCGAAAGGATGTTAGCCTGGCGACTTTCAGTTCTAAACTGTACGTTAAAAAGTTCCTTTCTCCTGCCTTGGTTAAGTTTGATGCGGAAAATGATTTCCCTGTACTCCGCTATTCGGATGTGCTGCTGATGAAAGCAGAAGCCATTGGTTATGATGGTGCTTCGGGAACGGCGGTAAGCCTCATCAACCAGGTGAGGGCCCGTGCAGGTGCAAAAGATCTGGGTACCGGAGATTTCAGTACTGGTTTTTACCAGTATCCGGCAAGCGGAACCGCTGCCATTACCGACCCTACGCAGTTTAACACGGCCTTGTTTAATGAACGCAGGTTGGAATTTGCTTTTGAAAACCAGCGTTTCTTTGATTTGAAACGTTCGGGAACAGCCATAGCCGTCATCAAAGCACATTTTGCTACGGAATTTACTTCGCATTACAGCAGGATTGTTCCGGCCATTACCCTGGCCAACCTGCAGGCTTTGGTGGTAGAAGACCGCTTGTTGCTGCCCATTCCGCAGAAAGAAATTGACAGTAACGATCAGTTAAAAATTCCACAAAACAGCAGTTATTAA
- a CDS encoding TonB-dependent receptor, with protein sequence MNLKYYLQCMVLVLLTSLLFGNKTLAQTKVKIQGTVKTPDGEALSGASVKVKDGKQGTMTNEKGEFSISVETGKILLINYLGYQLYGHPVTKNETITVTLQELKNNLEDVVVIGYGTQKRSSVTGSVSKLKNTNLDEMPTSRLDNALIGKIAGVTIQNVSSEVGAAPTVRVRGFNSISADSQPLVVVDGYPVPDGLSFVNPQDVESIEVLKDAASGAIYGSRAANGVILITTKGGVSDKPRYTFKSYYGFKNPYSVNPILSVGEYTNLLFQEAALRQTDPTVASSQINLITPAERAAYVIENQIAGYATDWQQEALQNGAISNIQFGISGGKKDIRYYLSANGQKDKAVLKFNENTRLNVKAKVDGELSKRVRFSFNINPSYIKTIRPASNFTDYFRFASFLPVYHDAFTSAFVHQNAQWANIAPGDFIQARHFNGLTYSGFMPDGSLWSSNGTVEPFSTSNNTPLSIAARENITQQTYRVLGGGDLSVTVAKNLIFKTSVGGYYSSQENTTFTKSGARKDGDVNQAVIYNKLYLDLLWENTLNYSLKAGNHNFTGLVGYTAQQTKTKESNIVGRNFPTEDFKTLNQAGQIDQALTNTLEYPKGLLSYLGRVNYDYKGKYLLSASFRADGSSNFGPGKKWGYFPAISGGWAISNENFMKSADWISSMKLRASYGVTGNNNIPAFSYVNLLYPSNYSFGSGTGTVGLGLSPNSNVLANPDISWERTFEFNTGLDVSFLKDRFALTLEYYNSITDQLLYQANTQSFSGSNEYFRNAGKLRNQGAEVELTMNNLKTKDFSWSTNLNVSATRNKLVALGGEPVQYKYGERNEIYANIVGDRAIQFFGYKTDGIWTSQAEIDAAKATGQTSTLSKYFAAGGLKYVDVNGDNKIDIDDRTVLGSPFPDFTWGVTNTFKYKGFDLSVLIQGVQGGSLINGDANYNESRKYNENFIANRWISAANPGDGKTPYYTNGENWLLTDYVLEDASYAALRNVILGYTFASKISKKLGVSGIRLYSSVDNLLYLMGSSYRGINPEARTTSSAYASPLIAGYQRGAFPIARTYTFGLDVNF encoded by the coding sequence ATGAACCTAAAATATTATTTACAATGTATGGTGCTTGTGCTATTGACCTCGCTCCTTTTTGGAAACAAAACTTTAGCGCAAACTAAAGTTAAAATCCAGGGAACGGTAAAAACTCCGGACGGGGAAGCCCTGTCCGGAGCTTCCGTTAAAGTAAAGGACGGTAAACAAGGCACCATGACCAACGAAAAAGGAGAATTCTCCATTAGCGTTGAAACGGGAAAAATCCTGTTGATCAATTACCTGGGCTACCAGTTATACGGGCACCCCGTAACCAAAAACGAAACCATTACCGTTACCCTTCAGGAACTCAAAAACAACCTGGAAGATGTGGTCGTGATTGGTTATGGTACCCAAAAAAGATCATCCGTAACCGGTTCAGTAAGTAAACTGAAAAATACCAACCTGGACGAAATGCCCACTTCAAGGTTAGACAATGCCCTGATCGGGAAAATCGCCGGGGTTACCATCCAAAACGTAAGTTCTGAGGTTGGTGCCGCGCCTACCGTTCGGGTGCGTGGTTTCAACTCCATCAGTGCAGACTCACAGCCCTTGGTGGTGGTAGATGGTTATCCCGTTCCAGACGGACTTTCCTTTGTGAATCCTCAGGATGTAGAATCCATTGAGGTCTTGAAAGATGCCGCTTCGGGTGCCATTTACGGTTCCCGTGCTGCCAATGGGGTCATTTTAATCACCACCAAAGGCGGGGTATCTGACAAACCAAGGTATACCTTTAAAAGTTATTACGGTTTTAAAAACCCGTATTCCGTTAACCCCATTTTAAGTGTGGGCGAATACACCAATTTGCTGTTTCAGGAAGCGGCTTTAAGGCAGACCGACCCCACTGTAGCCAGCAGTCAAATTAACCTCATTACCCCGGCAGAGCGTGCAGCTTATGTCATAGAAAACCAAATTGCAGGTTACGCTACCGACTGGCAGCAGGAAGCTTTACAAAACGGTGCCATCTCTAACATCCAGTTTGGCATCAGTGGTGGTAAAAAAGACATCCGCTATTATTTATCGGCCAATGGCCAAAAAGACAAAGCGGTGTTAAAATTCAACGAAAATACCCGTTTAAATGTCAAAGCTAAGGTAGACGGCGAACTGAGCAAAAGGGTGCGTTTCAGTTTCAACATCAACCCATCTTACATCAAAACTATCCGACCAGCTTCCAACTTTACAGATTATTTCAGGTTTGCTTCCTTCCTGCCCGTGTATCACGATGCCTTTACTTCTGCATTCGTACACCAGAACGCGCAATGGGCAAATATTGCACCCGGTGATTTTATCCAGGCGCGCCATTTTAACGGTTTAACCTATTCCGGTTTCATGCCCGATGGCAGTCTGTGGAGCAGCAACGGTACGGTTGAGCCTTTTTCTACCAGTAACAATACCCCGCTTTCCATCGCAGCCAGGGAAAACATTACGCAGCAAACTTATCGCGTACTGGGTGGTGGAGATTTGAGCGTTACGGTAGCCAAGAACCTGATTTTTAAAACCTCTGTTGGCGGCTATTACTCCAGTCAGGAAAATACCACCTTCACCAAATCCGGCGCCCGTAAAGATGGCGATGTAAACCAGGCCGTAATTTACAATAAACTGTACCTGGACCTGCTTTGGGAAAACACTTTAAACTATAGCCTAAAAGCTGGCAACCATAATTTTACGGGTTTGGTAGGTTATACGGCACAGCAGACCAAAACGAAGGAAAGCAACATTGTAGGCCGTAACTTCCCTACAGAAGATTTTAAAACCTTAAACCAGGCCGGTCAGATTGATCAGGCTCTAACCAATACGCTGGAATATCCTAAAGGCTTACTTTCCTACCTGGGCAGGGTCAATTACGATTACAAGGGCAAATACCTGCTGAGTGCCAGCTTCCGTGCAGATGGAAGTTCCAATTTTGGACCGGGTAAAAAATGGGGTTACTTCCCTGCTATTTCCGGCGGCTGGGCCATTTCCAATGAAAACTTTATGAAAAGCGCCGACTGGATCAGCAGCATGAAGCTGAGGGCCAGTTATGGGGTTACGGGTAACAACAACATCCCTGCATTTTCTTATGTCAACCTCCTGTACCCAAGTAATTATTCTTTTGGCTCTGGTACCGGAACAGTTGGCCTTGGTTTATCGCCGAACAGCAATGTACTGGCCAACCCGGACATTTCCTGGGAGCGTACCTTTGAATTTAATACCGGTTTGGATGTCAGCTTCCTGAAAGACCGCTTTGCCCTAACACTGGAATACTACAATTCCATTACCGATCAGTTGCTGTACCAGGCCAATACCCAATCTTTTAGCGGCTCTAATGAGTATTTCAGAAATGCCGGCAAACTGAGGAACCAGGGTGCAGAGGTAGAACTGACGATGAACAACCTTAAAACAAAAGATTTTAGCTGGAGCACCAATTTAAATGTGTCTGCTACCCGTAATAAATTAGTGGCTTTGGGCGGCGAACCTGTGCAATATAAATATGGGGAAAGAAACGAGATTTATGCCAACATTGTGGGCGACCGTGCCATCCAGTTTTTTGGTTATAAAACCGATGGCATCTGGACTTCGCAGGCAGAAATTGATGCGGCTAAAGCAACGGGACAAACTTCTACCCTTTCTAAATACTTTGCTGCAGGTGGTTTAAAGTATGTGGATGTAAATGGCGACAACAAAATAGACATTGATGACCGTACCGTGCTGGGTTCTCCTTTTCCAGATTTTACCTGGGGCGTAACCAATACCTTTAAATACAAAGGCTTTGACCTCAGTGTGCTCATTCAGGGCGTTCAGGGCGGCAGTTTAATTAACGGTGATGCCAATTACAATGAATCGCGCAAGTACAACGAAAACTTTATCGCCAACCGCTGGATCAGTGCCGCCAATCCTGGTGATGGCAAAACGCCTTATTATACCAATGGTGAAAACTGGCTGCTGACCGATTATGTACTTGAGGATGCTTCTTATGCGGCTTTAAGGAATGTGATTTTGGGTTATACTTTTGCCTCCAAAATCAGTAAAAAATTAGGTGTTAGCGGCATCAGGCTGTACAGTTCTGTAGATAACCTGCTGTACTTAATGGGCAGCAGCTACCGTGGTATTAACCCCGAAGCCAGGACCACAAGTTCTGCCTATGCTTCTCCTTTAATTGCGGGCTATCAACGTGGCGCCTTCCCAATTGCGCGTACCTACACCTTCGGACTGGATGTAAATTTCTAG
- a CDS encoding RagB/SusD family nutrient uptake outer membrane protein, with product MKTKILIALGLIVSLSSCKKFLDEKPVSNLIEQNYYRTTDEVETGVIACYDGLQKVYDIEFKLTEIRADNTSGVSLEGDWGAIKFFRDAPSNFFLADFWQRSYNTIARCNLVLKYINNVTDPVKKQYFEGEVKFIRSLMYFNLIRLYGDVPLITASINFDDFEKFKRISTSTIYSQIKTDLLTSVATCPPSWPTAQIARATKGASQALLAKVYLTTKDYPNAKLQLDPLVGTNFKGSTYTLNPSYAAIFSTASEMSKEILFAVRYKASSNGEGNSFSYEYSNNGDARNVKASAQYMALFESTDVRKASTYNATNGLATKFLDATAPVRDAGNDFPVIRFSDVLLMAAEVNNELAAAPTLDVLTPINEVRGRAGASLYNLVGLGTKANARDLIFKERKLEFGFENQRWYDLVRMDQASTIAILNAYLTATGNPTLTVPAYRLIFPIPQTEIDLSKGNLVQNPDYK from the coding sequence ATGAAAACCAAAATATTAATTGCCTTGGGTCTTATAGTAAGCCTAAGCAGCTGTAAAAAGTTTTTAGATGAAAAACCAGTATCCAACCTCATTGAGCAGAATTACTACCGCACTACAGATGAGGTAGAAACTGGTGTGATTGCCTGTTATGACGGCTTGCAAAAGGTGTACGACATCGAATTTAAACTAACCGAGATCAGGGCCGACAATACTTCGGGTGTATCCCTGGAGGGCGATTGGGGTGCCATTAAGTTTTTCAGGGATGCCCCTTCCAATTTCTTCCTGGCCGATTTCTGGCAGCGTTCCTACAATACCATAGCGCGTTGTAACCTGGTGCTTAAATACATCAACAACGTAACAGACCCGGTTAAAAAGCAATACTTTGAAGGTGAGGTTAAGTTCATCCGCTCTTTAATGTATTTCAACCTGATCCGTTTGTATGGCGATGTGCCTTTGATTACTGCTTCCATCAATTTTGATGATTTTGAGAAATTCAAACGCATCAGCACCTCCACCATTTACAGCCAGATTAAAACAGATTTGCTGACTTCTGTGGCTACTTGTCCTCCTTCATGGCCAACGGCACAAATCGCCCGTGCCACCAAAGGTGCTTCGCAAGCTTTACTGGCCAAAGTTTACCTCACTACCAAAGATTATCCTAATGCCAAATTGCAACTGGACCCCTTGGTTGGTACCAACTTTAAAGGCAGCACTTATACTTTAAACCCAAGTTATGCGGCTATATTCAGCACCGCATCAGAAATGAGCAAAGAAATCCTGTTTGCTGTTCGCTACAAAGCGAGTTCTAATGGCGAAGGAAACTCTTTTTCTTACGAATACTCCAACAATGGCGATGCAAGGAACGTAAAAGCTTCTGCACAATACATGGCGCTTTTTGAAAGTACCGATGTCAGGAAAGCCAGCACCTATAATGCTACCAATGGCCTGGCGACTAAATTTTTAGATGCTACGGCACCAGTAAGGGATGCCGGAAACGATTTTCCTGTCATCCGTTTTTCTGATGTATTGCTGATGGCGGCCGAAGTGAACAATGAGCTTGCTGCTGCACCAACTTTAGATGTACTGACGCCTATCAACGAGGTGCGCGGTCGTGCGGGCGCCAGCTTGTATAACTTAGTTGGCCTGGGCACTAAAGCCAATGCCAGGGATTTAATCTTTAAAGAACGTAAACTGGAATTTGGATTTGAAAACCAACGCTGGTATGATTTGGTACGAATGGACCAGGCAAGCACCATTGCCATCCTGAATGCCTATTTAACCGCTACCGGCAATCCAACCCTAACTGTACCGGCTTACCGTTTAATCTTTCCTATTCCGCAAACCGAAATAGATTTAAGTAAAGGCAACCTGGTCCAAAACCCAGATTACAAATAA